A DNA window from Nitrospinota bacterium contains the following coding sequences:
- the dnaB gene encoding replicative DNA helicase has product MAARTPPNDMHAEGQTLGAALLDNEAFARALEIIKGEEYFYAPKHRKIFAAMTALFEKSEPIDLVTLQAELDRRGELAAAGGIEYLAELVEGTPTAVNVGAHARIVREKHVLRRAIRAGNEIAERAYEEEGEIKEFLDFMERTALSIANDMVTGEAVIAAKLVTPAVQHIEKLYETKQLITGLPTGYGELDTLTGGLQPGNLVIVAGRPSMGKTAFALNVCGHACNAGKIAGVFSLEMTAQELVLRALCAEARVSGHRLRTGYLAKSDWPNLAAAAGRVHDWKMYVDDTASMTTMGIRAKARRVKTSAGGLDLIVVDYLGLITPAKGSENRVIELGEMTRSLKALAKELSCPVILISQLSRMAEEKADKRPELRHLRGSGDIEQDADVVLFVHREEFYTPDKAEAQGIAEIIIGKQRNGPLGTVRLAYLKEITKFENLERKGNYA; this is encoded by the coding sequence ATGGCGGCACGGACGCCTCCGAACGACATGCACGCCGAGGGGCAGACGCTGGGGGCGGCGCTTCTGGACAACGAGGCTTTCGCGCGGGCGCTGGAGATCATCAAGGGGGAAGAGTATTTTTACGCGCCGAAACACCGGAAGATTTTCGCGGCGATGACGGCGCTGTTTGAAAAGAGCGAGCCGATTGACCTTGTCACTCTGCAGGCGGAACTGGACCGGCGGGGGGAGCTTGCGGCGGCGGGCGGAATTGAATATCTGGCGGAGCTTGTGGAGGGGACGCCGACGGCGGTTAACGTGGGGGCCCACGCGCGGATTGTGCGGGAGAAACACGTTTTGCGCCGGGCGATCCGGGCCGGAAATGAAATCGCGGAGCGTGCCTATGAAGAAGAGGGGGAGATAAAAGAGTTCCTCGATTTTATGGAGCGCACGGCGCTTTCCATCGCGAACGACATGGTGACCGGGGAGGCGGTGATCGCGGCGAAGCTTGTGACGCCAGCGGTGCAGCATATCGAAAAGCTGTATGAGACAAAGCAGCTGATAACCGGGCTTCCGACGGGGTATGGCGAACTGGACACGCTGACGGGGGGACTGCAACCGGGGAACCTTGTGATCGTGGCGGGGCGCCCATCTATGGGAAAGACGGCGTTTGCGCTGAACGTTTGCGGGCACGCATGCAACGCTGGAAAGATCGCGGGGGTGTTCTCGCTTGAGATGACGGCGCAGGAACTGGTGCTCCGGGCTTTATGCGCGGAGGCGCGGGTGTCCGGCCACAGGTTGCGGACTGGATACCTGGCCAAAAGTGACTGGCCGAACCTTGCGGCGGCGGCGGGGCGGGTGCATGACTGGAAAATGTATGTGGACGACACGGCGAGCATGACGACGATGGGGATACGGGCGAAGGCGCGGCGGGTGAAAACGTCGGCGGGGGGGCTGGACCTTATCGTCGTGGACTATCTGGGGCTGATCACGCCGGCGAAGGGGAGCGAGAACCGGGTGATCGAACTGGGGGAGATGACGCGGAGTTTGAAAGCGCTGGCGAAAGAACTGTCATGCCCGGTGATTTTGATATCGCAGCTTTCGCGGATGGCGGAAGAGAAGGCGGACAAGCGGCCGGAGCTTCGGCATTTGCGGGGAAGCGGGGACATCGAGCAGGACGCGGACGTGGTGCTGTTCGTCCATCGCGAGGAATTTTATACGCCGGACAAGGCGGAGGCGCAAGGGATCGCGGAGATCATCATAGGCAAACAACGCAATGGTCCGCTGGGGACTGTGCGGCTGGCTTATTTAAAAGAGATCACGAAGTTTGAGAATCTGGAAAGGAAAGGGAATTATGCGTGA
- a CDS encoding AAA family ATPase produces MAKKAAEKMRRRPRKPPGELADRRPHYMRGPKPRLIWHFQLAANVTDEDIGKALGVSRNEWGLFKRFGREPNAAGWKQKVLALFKTGRRAAALKNFMAEWGLKKPEELFREESAPGEEAKAAADRRNGARSPKHNPPDDAFVLDMEVEAMLIETQKHFRLEANPFIEDVTEYGDVFLPQKFTRLYENLHKVARQGGFTAFVGESGCGKSVLRKYLESRLADEGVTQVIRPATLDQRKITTASILYSIIADLGGQASFTSEEIMVRRARELLIARLDAHKRNLLLIEDGQRLTSAMLYFLKGFYELEHCGKRLVGIIIFAQPELEGLLDENGNYALRQTSRRIEMLKMPSLNGETPDYLRFKFERAGARLEAVFDAGAVEQIQEALTLKEKIGMRTVNASKCYPLLVNILAVKAMNMAQKMGYKKVTADVVIAAQRPGRD; encoded by the coding sequence GTGGCGAAAAAAGCGGCGGAGAAAATGCGGCGGAGGCCGAGGAAACCTCCCGGGGAACTGGCGGACCGGCGGCCGCATTACATGCGGGGCCCAAAGCCGCGCCTGATCTGGCATTTCCAACTGGCGGCAAATGTCACGGACGAGGACATAGGCAAAGCCCTTGGCGTTTCCCGCAACGAATGGGGGCTTTTTAAGCGATTCGGGCGGGAGCCGAACGCGGCGGGTTGGAAACAAAAAGTTCTGGCGCTTTTCAAGACCGGGCGGCGCGCGGCGGCGTTGAAAAACTTCATGGCGGAGTGGGGACTTAAAAAGCCGGAGGAGCTCTTCCGCGAGGAGAGCGCACCGGGGGAAGAGGCAAAGGCGGCGGCGGACAGGCGCAACGGAGCTAGGAGCCCGAAGCACAATCCGCCTGATGATGCATTCGTTTTAGATATGGAGGTGGAGGCGATGCTGATAGAGACGCAAAAACATTTCAGGCTTGAGGCGAACCCGTTTATCGAGGACGTGACGGAATATGGCGACGTGTTCCTGCCGCAGAAGTTCACGCGGCTGTACGAAAACCTGCACAAAGTGGCCAGGCAAGGGGGATTCACCGCTTTTGTGGGAGAGTCCGGCTGCGGGAAAAGCGTACTCCGCAAATATCTGGAGAGCAGGCTGGCGGATGAAGGTGTGACACAGGTGATCCGCCCGGCCACGCTGGACCAGCGGAAAATCACAACGGCGTCCATTTTGTATTCGATCATCGCGGACCTGGGCGGGCAAGCCTCGTTCACTTCCGAAGAGATCATGGTGCGCCGTGCGCGGGAGCTTTTGATTGCCCGGCTGGACGCGCACAAGCGCAATCTTTTGCTGATCGAGGACGGGCAGAGGCTGACTTCCGCCATGCTCTATTTTCTGAAAGGATTTTACGAGCTGGAGCATTGCGGCAAGCGGCTGGTGGGGATCATCATTTTCGCCCAGCCGGAGCTGGAAGGGCTGCTGGACGAAAACGGCAATTATGCGCTCCGGCAGACATCGCGGCGGATAGAGATGCTGAAAATGCCGTCGCTGAACGGGGAGACGCCGGATTATCTGCGATTCAAGTTTGAGCGCGCCGGGGCGCGGCTGGAAGCGGTGTTCGACGCGGGGGCGGTGGAACAGATTCAGGAGGCGCTGACGCTGAAAGAAAAGATCGGGATGCGGACGGTTAACGCCAGCAAATGTTATCCGCTGCTGGTGAACATCCTGGCGGTGAAAGCGATGAACATGGCGCAGAAGATGGGATACAAGAAAGTGACGGCGGACGTGGTGATCGCGGCCCAGCGGCCGGGGAGGGACTGA
- a CDS encoding DDE-type integrase/transposase/recombinase has protein sequence MKISATTAKQIAEGRAAHSGPLGDYVARCAEVYRVSVKTIYRILNAHGKGSGRTRAKRGSAISDETAKRCFALLSASRRRNNQVLGATPDAVRILEQNGLAVGGMSAGAWNRRLRELGLTARGLKAEKAYRPIYTDHPNELWLTDATPCVMYFLADGGAVRANRDFTIEVSRKPEDMRKVREHLIRYAMVDHTSGAFFFQYVYAAGENTNDVMNFIYQAMAAKDDSRFPFRGVPRFLWTDPGSAFKNAIITNLCENLDVTLTHHLPGNPRAKGAVETINNWLTRWFEAWLALKTPASLVQLNAWAFDFCVWKNAQNCFRGSLARTALWMTITQEQLRECPPKEIFGRLAATEPVRRRISPNLQISFGGKMYRLPNDPALNGQEAFVRLNAYDFGKAEVIVWRGTEKETRFALAPIEKDIYGRTIDVETAQRPGAPKAIKDGAVETGKKEAEKFLAGYGVEFKGTGSHRRALPAKEHSGARLKVFGEMAENLPDVALIPRKGTEHPATAQAAAEPATVYPLISAMEIIMGEMGRDRLYAAENDHLHAMYPAGMTEADIRQAVALFTRQDGGEKVVTLRPAVNE, from the coding sequence ATGAAAATCTCCGCAACCACCGCAAAACAGATCGCCGAAGGGCGGGCCGCGCATTCCGGCCCGCTGGGCGATTATGTGGCGCGGTGCGCGGAGGTGTATCGTGTGAGCGTCAAGACGATCTATCGCATCCTCAACGCGCACGGCAAGGGAAGCGGGCGGACGCGGGCGAAGCGGGGATCGGCGATATCTGATGAAACGGCGAAGCGCTGCTTCGCTTTGCTTTCCGCGTCGAGGCGGCGGAACAACCAGGTGCTTGGCGCCACGCCGGACGCGGTCCGGATTTTAGAGCAAAACGGGCTGGCTGTGGGGGGGATGAGCGCCGGGGCGTGGAACCGCAGACTGCGTGAGCTGGGGCTGACGGCGCGTGGATTGAAAGCGGAAAAAGCGTATCGCCCGATTTATACCGACCACCCCAACGAGCTCTGGCTGACGGACGCAACACCGTGCGTGATGTATTTCCTGGCGGATGGCGGGGCGGTGCGGGCGAACCGGGACTTTACCATCGAGGTCTCCCGCAAACCGGAGGATATGCGGAAAGTGCGGGAGCATCTGATCCGCTATGCAATGGTGGATCACACCAGCGGCGCCTTCTTCTTCCAATATGTTTATGCGGCGGGGGAGAACACAAACGATGTGATGAATTTTATCTACCAGGCGATGGCGGCGAAGGATGACAGCCGGTTTCCATTCCGGGGGGTTCCGCGCTTTTTATGGACAGACCCCGGAAGCGCCTTTAAAAACGCCATTATCACAAACCTCTGCGAGAACCTCGATGTGACACTCACCCATCATCTGCCGGGAAACCCCCGCGCGAAGGGGGCGGTGGAAACGATAAACAACTGGCTGACGCGGTGGTTTGAGGCGTGGCTTGCGCTGAAAACTCCGGCGAGTCTGGTGCAACTCAACGCCTGGGCGTTTGATTTTTGCGTTTGGAAAAACGCGCAGAACTGTTTTCGCGGCTCCTTGGCGCGGACGGCGCTCTGGATGACGATCACGCAGGAGCAACTGCGCGAGTGCCCGCCCAAAGAAATCTTCGGGCGGCTGGCGGCGACGGAACCTGTGCGCCGCAGGATATCGCCGAACCTGCAGATAAGCTTCGGCGGGAAAATGTACCGGCTCCCCAACGATCCGGCGCTCAACGGGCAGGAGGCTTTTGTTCGGCTGAACGCATACGACTTTGGCAAAGCGGAGGTGATCGTGTGGCGGGGGACGGAAAAGGAAACGCGGTTTGCGCTGGCGCCCATCGAGAAAGACATTTATGGGCGGACGATTGACGTGGAGACGGCCCAGCGGCCGGGCGCGCCGAAGGCGATAAAGGACGGCGCGGTGGAGACGGGCAAAAAAGAAGCTGAAAAGTTTTTGGCCGGCTACGGAGTGGAGTTCAAGGGGACGGGGAGCCACCGCAGGGCGCTTCCCGCGAAAGAGCATTCCGGGGCGCGGCTAAAAGTGTTTGGCGAGATGGCGGAAAACCTGCCGGACGTGGCGCTGATCCCGCGCAAAGGGACGGAACACCCGGCCACGGCGCAAGCGGCGGCGGAACCGGCGACTGTATATCCGCTGATCTCCGCGATGGAAATAATCATGGGCGAAATGGGGAGAGACAGGCTTTACGCGGCGGAAAACGATCATTTGCACGCGATGTATCCGGCCGGCATGACGGAGGCGGACATTCGCCAGGCGGTGGCGCTTTTCACCCGGCAGGATGGCGGCGAAAAGGTTGTGACATTGCGCCCGGCGGTGAACGAATAA